Genomic DNA from Prunus persica cultivar Lovell chromosome G1, Prunus_persica_NCBIv2, whole genome shotgun sequence:
attcaaACTACATACACAACTTGATTAAAAAATTACTTTAGTTAAGCATGTTTAAATCTAGGAAAATGGTAAgtttatcatatttttatatcataTTGTGTACCATCTCTCTAATAAAGGTGGGCTctattgtattggtgggctctacctctattagagaggtggtacacaatgtggtataaaaaagtttgcattattttttgggcattcaaatacttttatttttatttttatacaaaaagaGTTCCATTACAAGCAGAAACCACGCGGGCATACGAATACagtttttcatttccattACTTTTGTGTTGCATTTCAAGCATAGTCATGGTCGTCTTAGCTTTGTTCAAGGAGTTCAAATTGACCTACTAGCTATTGCTCTTTTCTTCCATCAAGATATTAACTTAGTAATGAATCATGTCAAATCATTAGCTAAGAGAGGGTAAACCCAGGGAGGCCCCTCCTCAATCCCAAGTTCTTCCCTTTAGCCAtaaatttcatcattttttagGTTGAAATAAATTTCATAATGTTTCAAAACAAGTCTTCCATTCCTTTCAAAACAAGAATGATTTTCATGTCGATAAGGTGATAAAGTTTTTACTCTTTTGTGGCTACGTTAAATTAACTCCACTCCCTTTATGTTAGCGTAAATAATGAAGGAGATAAGATAACGGATTAAGATTCGGATAAGTCAAATATTCCGTTCCCTTTAATattccaaaaaaagaaaattgattcTACGTCCATGTATATTTCTAACTATTTTAAGTTTTACATACTACATATTCTTCTATGATAATGTGCCTAGTATTAAGGTTCATTGAGATAATAACCGACTTACATGCCTATAAAAGTGTTACAGGTTCATCACTCTTTTATCCACCAATACATCCACCAATGCCTATAAAACATACACAATCGGATTTCCATACCGTAACTAGTCACATAATTAGAGAGAGGTAACCATAAgatcaaaaaatacaacagcaaaaacaattaaaaataataattaatccGTAATATcgagattaaaaaaattagcttttttttttcataataataaaaattagctattaaattaaagtaatgaAGAACATCCAAAAGGGCAAATTAGTCaatccacaaaaataaaacacaatcATTCCAAATCACGGACTCCATCCCCGTACTCAAGGTTATTCAGTTTcttttacacacacacacactctctctctctctctctctctctctctctctctctctctctttctcaaatcCAAACTACACAGCGCTCTTTCTCTCCGTCTCTCTCTGCAACAAATGGCGACCGCCATGAAAAAGGTCGAGAAGATCCGCCAGATAGTCCGGCTAAAACAACTCGTGATGCGCTGGAAGCTAACGAGTCTCCGCCGCCGCTCCGCCCTCTCCTACGACGACTCGGGCCCCTTCCCGTCCGGTTCGAACCGGCGCATCCCCGCCGGTTTTCTTGCTGTCTACGTCGGAGCGGAGCGAATCCGGTTCGTGATCCAGGCCCGGTTCGTGAACCTCCCGGTTTTCGTCGGATTACTAAAGAAGGCCGAGGAAGAGTTCGGGTTCGGGTGCAGCGGAGGCCTCGTGTTGCCTTGCGAGGTTGGGTTTTTCAAAGAGATCTTGAGATTTCTCGAGAGGGATGAGAGCAAGTTTGGACGGCTGGGATTGGAAGAGTTCTTGAAGATGGTTTCTGAAGTTGGTTTTGATTCTTGCAAGGAATTGGCGTCCAATGCTGCTGCTAATTCCTCTTGCCATGCCTTCACTCCTCTGTTGCAGAAAGCAAGGGGCTGAGGTGAAGTGTTCCAGATCTTCTCAGCAATGTTAGGTTCTAAATCTGAACATTTCTAAtgcctttggtttttttgggaaaaggTTTTTAGCTATgcttccaaattccaattaaTAGTGATTAGGAAATTGTATATGTTGGTGGGCACTGGGCACCAAAATGTGATGCCATCCTTGAAAACCCATCTTGAAATTGTAGTACTTGCTTTGAGGGGGATTTCAATGCGATGTAGTTGTTGaacttctccttttttttcttttttgtttttttggtttccttctctttttcgaAGCATCAAGTTGTTTCAATGATGCTGttagttgatgatgatgaaatctAGGAATTGTGTTAgcaagaaattgaaattttctttggaatTAATGGTAACTTTTATGATTAATGTTgactatttatatatgtgcTTGTATTAAATTTGGTCTCTTTCATCTTTTGATTATTGAATTGCTTACACTCTACTGTTAGTTAATTTGCTGATGCATTTTGGTTTACATTTTGCAGtctttttgttctctctctagGCAGAAAAACTTTCTTTTAACGACCGGCTAATAGTGCTATTCCTGTTGCATGAAAGTTTCTTTATTCCCCTTGCATGAAAGTCTCTGTCTCTCCTCTCTGAGACATGACCATTTTGGAGAAGCTCTTATGTTTGTAACTTTGGAGTTTCCTTCTCAATTTcctaaacttttattttatgaaagtGAATGCAGATCGAGTTTGCTAAGGGGGTTGGCGGGGTAGGTCTCAAAATTCCAACCACAATCATGTAGAGCATATAGGCTTAAAAGGTCACTTACTGCCATAGATTTTTGAAAGattctgaaaatattataatcTGAAGTCCAAGCaggcatatataaaaatatcaacaaaCCCGTTGGCTTTAGATGTGTCTTCTAGCTCTGTTTTTGTGCAGGTGCTGATAAAGTTACAGTCATGGTTTTAGAAGTTGTTGACATACAAGTTAGGTTAGGAATTCTGCCGGCACAATGACAATGATGGGAGTTATGTTTCTTACATTTTTAAtgttgtaaattttttataaatgaaaataaaaaaagcactTCTGGTTTTGAAGAGAACAGAACAGTTGGAGCATGAGAATGGAGTTGGGTTTTCAAAACTTGATTTCATATTATGATTTATGATTGCACTTCTACTATTTGTGCATGTTCAATTTTAAAAGGGTAATCCATTAATTatagtttatttgtgtttGTGCTGCTCCATGCTTGATGCCATGCCTGCATGGAACATTCTCCACTTTCAGGTAGTAGAACCAAAAATAAGGAAGTTGACATGAGATTGCATTATTTGCCCAATGTATTAATAATGGAAATTACTAGGAAGGAAGTTTGTGGGGAAAGTGGATCGTCATTGTCTTCTCACCCTTGAATAAACATAAGGGTGATTGTGTGTAACGGGGATAGCATAGCGTGATTGATCGAGGTAGAAAAATAGTGTTATCCAtgtttaatatatgtttttctGATTTAGTTGATTGGAAATGAGATTTgtgaatgaaaaattaaatgtttttgCATGTTTGGCAAGTCTAGGTATAGGAAATGGATGTCTGTCGCATGGGAAAATATGGGGCAAATGAAGCCATTCACCCCCTTTGGGTTTCATTCTCCCTTTCCataaaaaactaatatcaGCATTAAATGCACTTTTTTTATGACTATTTTATCTCtattaataatttagaattataatataccattaaatacatttttttcttattttatttaatataggtataatttaaaattttaatattttttttaacaatccTACGCAAACTAAACATGGGAAATTAGACATAGTGATGGTGTTATGTACGACTTAATATAAAAATGCGCCtccaaaaataattaagacttgaagaggagagagaaagagaggggcaAATTGGTAATATTCAAAAAAGCTCACATGCAAGATAGAGGGAGAAAAAAGCTAAAGgggttttaatttaaaattaagttTTGGGGTCGATGCTGAGTGACAGATGAAGACAGAGGACGAGGATTGattgaaaacataaaatttcCACATGGGATAGTAGCAGTAGTGGCTACGGAGACGTGCTACGGAAAGACTTTCAAAACAGAAACTGAAATTTGCAAGGCACTCCTTTCGGAAATGTACGGCCAAACTTTCCGCAACCCCAGAAGGCTCATTCCACTCACTTTATCTACACCACCACTTTCCTCATCTCTCCCACTATTTTATGGCAAGTAAAGTTAGAGAAaagttcatgttttttttttttatcaacaaAAGATAATGTTTCTTAAATGAGTAAAAGGGTTTATGATAGTGTTTGaccaaacaaattttaaaaagtctATTCAGTTCAAAGTGTACAGGTTCGGAAATAGATatagaattattttttcatgtcTGGTAAGTTATCATTTGGAATGTAATACTTGACTCACTCATATAGGggagaattaagaaaaaaaaatttctagtgACTTGGAAAAACatttaatgttgttttttttttggacaaactTACCTATGTCCTGATGTTCAAAtaccattcaaaataccagaaaatgccattggttaatgcaaacattaagaattgaaattattaattaaatgaggataatataataaattcacagtttttcatattaaaaaaattaaaagaaaaattagataatggatcttatttttatggaacacaactacccattatcttttttaattctaaaattttaatttaatttatttttaaaaaaacctctcgcaagcgcgaaAACACGTGTGGAGAGGCAAGTATGACGAATAGAAAAAGTGGGAGACAAAATAGGTGTGCAAATAGTGAATTTAttattccaacaaaaaaatagtaaattttattatgaaaataaCATCAATTTTTACATGAACCGTTAAACTTATTTGACTTGAAAATGGTAACTGCGATTTCATACCTTTTGGTTGACAGTTAACAGATTTTGTTAAAAAGTTTGTCTATTGAAATACATCACTGTTCAGTTTTTGTCAagctattttttcaaaatgataGAAATTTAtcacaataagaaaaaataaccgAGTGCAAGAACCTTATTGTCGAGACATAAAAGAGGTAACCGAGTGCCCACCTCAATGAACTCACTTAATGTCATAGATAAGGTAATCCACCATAATATAAATTACCTTATCATCAACATCAAGTAGAGTCAATCTTTCATATGTATTTAATTATCTTCTTCAATATTGTGGATATCTCATTCTATAGTTAAAGAGAATCCTACAGTCAAAATCTTTGCACATGTACAGAAACGTCAAGCATTGGTTTTGGTGATTGGTATGGTCATATACTAAGTAGTGATTTTTCAGTCACACCACCATATAACgcgattaattaaaaattaattcatgTCGTCCGTCCATATTAAAACATGTCGATACCTCATTTTCAATCAACTAATTAAACATTTAACTGTTTAACTGTTATCTCACATACAAAGTTTGACCATATATGGGGGGATGTGAAATTCAAAATCTCAAATAATAGTTAATATAATATGGTGGTAATCACTAACCATCACAAAAACAAGCCACCAAATGTGCACATGGGAATGGGGAATTTTGGATATATGGTGCTGGTGGTGATCTCTAAACCCGtgattttctggtatttttggtacgaataaatttaatattgttttttcaTAATGGAAAAATGCTTGgcaatttagtttttttgtatgaaattaaGTTAATATTGTTCTACGGCTCTCAATTTTTTCAAGAGGAAAAGATGCAGTTTCATACTTCACTGTAGCAGTAGTGACTTGACAATGTTGGGCAGTTTTTATCGTTAGATGTAGTACTGATTATGACGCAGTCAACTCAACTAGTGCAACTAGGGTTCCTCCACCATGCAGAGTTTTTGTATGACTACTTGCTAGAAAAAGTGACGAATATGCTTTATTTAAAACAagacaaataattaaaaataaaaacttggaCTATTCAGTATATTTTATTGAGTGATAGAAATGCAACAAACCAAACCAAGTCATCTCACTTGTTGACGTTATGACCTTTCTGGCTATTCTCAACctattcaaaatttaaaagaaagaaaaaggactgTTCCACTGCAGGAGCCCAGCATAGGTTGCCCCTTAGGCCtccaaaagtggttccaacgTTCAATTCTTGCCCTGGCAAGAGAGAGGTTCACCAACCAGGCAAGACCCAAGGCAAGATGAGCCTGAGCTCCTGTCTTCAGGCGATGACATCAACGATGATACCAGGATGGTGTTAACACAcaaaagttaattttttttaatcgttGGCGCGTGACGTACACGTGGAGATTGCACTCGTCACGCAAGCCAactgtaaaaaaatttgaatatatttttcgtcggcGTCAGCACTTGCTTTCCTCCAAAGACTAGAAGCCACGTGAAGCTATTTGGGGAGTCTGATCAATTTTTCCACTACCATCCAACGGCTACCAATTTTTAtgtaataaaaattgaaaacaaattggaaaaaattctcaatttttttcttctgtcaatacctaccaatattattcactttccataccaaatcttcatacaaattcttctcctatctttattttctattactaaatttcatttgtgaaaaaatacaaatgacaTCTTCCATCGAAGTCAGAGGCACGTGGACAACTATGCaagatgttttgttgtgtgaGTATTGAATCCAAGTTGGTCATTGCTCGATTatgggcaatgagatgaagttatCTCATATAAGGAggaaaattcatggagaattttgtgaaagatcgGGTTCGCCTCGTACAGAAATGACCTTGGCTAGTaggtcaatttttttttaatgaagagttagggaaatggagagatgTGTTGGCAAAAGAGAGGGACAACATTCGAAGCGGCAAAAATCTTGCCAACGAGGTAAAATTTTTGTAATTGCAGTTTTATTaaagagtttttctatttaaaccccgcgcttctctttgttcaccccaACTTCTAATTCagattttcacaatttctaagaatACCTCACTTTCTTCCTAAACTATCCCTAATTACACACccagcaaaaaaagaaaaaaaaaactcatcaacctCACACTTCACACTtcgctatatatatatatatatatatatatatattggttttcataaaaatatattatgatcaaataatataatatttgtcTTTGATCACAGTATCCTCAATAATTCTCGGAAAAGTCCCAATTCAAGAAATAATCTCACATTACAACCTTAATTGACGACCCACAAGCCACTATTTGCATACCGtatttagggtttgtgaagAGAAGATGAGAGTGTGTAGTTTTCTTGGATTGAAAGAGAGGACTAAAATGACAATAGGGTGTAGAgaagtttgtgtttttctaaaacttaatataaAGAGTGGTGGGGTGTGTATAAATGTAGTAGTgttaagtattaagttggatgtccttttttgcctttttacacaataataaaaactaagagcttaatgatttaagtattgcggtgaataaagaaaagtgtgtggtttaaataaaaaatctctttattaaatttaatgtcatgttttttgaaattttcttacatttctaatttattttggcttaaatgttaaaatagtCCATGTGTTTTATCTTGTTGGCTAATTTAGTccatgtgtttttaatttagcAAATTTGGTCCTTGTGTTTAGCACTGTTAGCCAATATGGCccattttgttaaaattgccgttaaataaacatgataattctttttttcttcttcttcctttgaaaaccaataaattttgttgaaattaatttataaaaattgaattaatttaaaaacatatTAAAACTTCATTATAACTAAAACATAGCATTAGaaaaaagattttttaaaaaaaacaggatGGGCGCAGGGCTACTTAGCAATGTGGTTAGAGGGAGTGGGACGATGACTGCATGGTGAAGATTCTACTGGGAGATGGTCAGGAGTTAGGGATTgttcttgagagagagagagagagagagagaaggggaggggtggggtggggtgggTGGCTGTGACTTGGGGAGTTGGGGTTATTGCGTGTGGGTGAGTTGTTGTTGGGGAGAAAGGATGTTGCCGAAATTGTGTTGTCCTTTGGTTTTTAATTGCTTTTAGCTTttaaatcttatttttatttcataattatttattttatagattgaattcaaatatttatattttttattaatattttaacagAAGTTTAACGAATTAGATTACATTAACTAACGGTCCAAAACACAAGGACCAAATTagccaaattgaaaacacatgGACTAAATTGGCTAACGGGCTAAAACACATGGACCATTTTAGCATTTAagccatttatttttttattatagattATTCaggcacaaatgtggtttaaTGCCATTGGCCAAGGCAAAACATCTTTCAACAATCACCAATGTTGAGAGATTGTGAAGAATTGTccaagattcaaaattattcacaCGCATCTTAGCATTGTGTTGAATGAGACGCCGCTCCACAATTCATCGACATCGGATTTACCGTTAGACTCCCTAATCGATCAAGACTCGCCAATCAAAGGGAGTCGaggcctattgggagaaaggcgaCAAATGCCAAGAGAGGGAGCACTTCGAATAACATTATATATTCCAGTAGATGTGACATCATTGCATACATGAAAAACATCACTAAACCATGACCAGATGATCATAATGCAAGTACTCAGCAAAGCAACTACACAGGGAAGCAAATTATTCTTACAATACAGCAGACTAATGTTTACAATGGAAGAACTACAGGCCGGGGCACTGAAAAATGCTTCAAGCCTGCATCTAATCTGTATTTGTTAGAGAGGTTAGAAATTCAGAAACAAGTAGACCAAACGTGAAAATAcatcaataaacaaaattatgactgtttcctttttctgtcCAGATAAAAGTAGCTACGCTGAAAGGTCAAGATCGCCCAAGCGAAATGCCGGAAACCAATCTCTGGCCAGAGCACAGATGGAGAGTACAAATAACAGTGTGCACTCtgccacaaaagaaaattgctcAACCGGGTTTCGCCAGAAGTACGGATTAGAATATCAGGGTCGGGTGCAACAGCCATGTACATATGGTTTTCAATATCTGTCAATTTTACAATGTTCtccctttcttccttttcactCCCTCCAAGTTGAAGTAGACCATACCAAGCTCCACTTGCATTCATCACACTGATTtcatctgatttttcttcgCACGATTCTTGAACAGCATGCACAATCTCATCAGTGGAAGTGTAGGCAATACATATTGACAGAACTCCTCTGGAGTTGTTGGCAGTGGCCTCCATAGCCCTCTCAGCTGCCAACCTAACAGGTTCACTCAAGAGTTTTAGGTTCCCTATAAAGTGTACCTTAATTCCATAGCGGTTAACTATGCTTTCTTCCTTGATTAACCCTTCAATTTTCTCCTGTATCAGGTCCATCAAGGATTGAACTTCTTCAGGGTCCCTTTTGAAATTATCAATACTAAAGGCATATATAGTCACATATCTAACCCCCAACTCATA
This window encodes:
- the LOC18791487 gene encoding dehydrodolichyl diphosphate synthase 6 isoform X1 yields the protein MEKSNGNKATQIFWSIVSFLRRCLFLVISVRPIPHHIAFIMDGNQRYAKKRKLKEGDGHRVGFLALMSMLKFCYELGVRYVTIYAFSIDNFKRDPEEVQSLMDLIQEKIEGLIKEESIVNRYGIKVHFIGNLKLLSEPVRLAAERAMEATANNSRGVLSICIAYTSTDEIVHAVQESCEEKSDEISVMNASGAWYGLLQLGGSEKEERENIVKLTDIENHMYMAVAPDPDILIRTSGETRLSNFLLWQSAHCYLYSPSVLWPEIGFRHFAWAILTFQRSYFYLDRKRKQS
- the LOC18790687 gene encoding auxin-responsive protein SAUR50, which translates into the protein MATAMKKVEKIRQIVRLKQLVMRWKLTSLRRRSALSYDDSGPFPSGSNRRIPAGFLAVYVGAERIRFVIQARFVNLPVFVGLLKKAEEEFGFGCSGGLVLPCEVGFFKEILRFLERDESKFGRLGLEEFLKMVSEVGFDSCKELASNAAANSSCHAFTPLLQKARG